Proteins encoded within one genomic window of Microbacterium sp. LKL04:
- a CDS encoding YhgE/Pip domain-containing protein, whose product MKIPALFAAELRRLTSTRMRVIALIALILVPVLYGGLYLWANQDPYGNLSEVPVALVVQDEGATLNGADRNLGDEVADSLLEDGSFDWHEVDAAGARRGLDDGSFDFAVTLPADFTSSVASISSKDPRQAEIDLTTNDANNYLASTIGSQAVSRIRTTVTEKVVREAGLTMLDALNTVRVKLLDAADGAGQLTDGLASAGDGADTLADGAATLADGTAKLRTGADSLASGIDTLSDGLQSLTSGAEQVSGGTAKFRSIADRVGSAADRAASAVPSLHDDLTARLQKQGLDATQIAQVLDVVDPIGTRVADLDTRVQQAVAQIDALDAGAAQVADGSAKLASGAATAATGAHTLADGVASADAGAHKLDEGSHTLASGIHTLDEGATKLRDGLRDGAQQLPDDSADTRKAQASTLSDPVGISEASVTQAQNYGAGLAPFFAALAGWIGIYALFLIVKPISKRAVTALRSPIRVTLAGWLTPAALGAVQMVSLFGVLSIALGFSFTHPLPTLGILLLASATFAAIILALNVWLGSVGQFVGLVLMVLQLVTAGGTFPWQTLPAPLAALHHVLPMGYVVDAMRQVMYGGVAGRAWTDAAVLATWLVGALVVAVAGVTRMTFRRTMRDLQPSLIG is encoded by the coding sequence GTGAAGATCCCCGCTCTGTTCGCGGCCGAGCTGCGCCGCCTCACCTCGACCCGCATGCGGGTCATCGCCCTCATCGCCCTGATCCTCGTGCCGGTCCTCTACGGCGGCCTGTACCTGTGGGCGAACCAGGACCCGTACGGCAACCTGTCGGAGGTGCCCGTTGCCCTCGTCGTGCAGGACGAAGGGGCCACCCTCAACGGCGCCGACCGCAACCTGGGCGACGAGGTCGCCGACTCGCTGCTCGAGGACGGCAGCTTCGACTGGCACGAAGTGGATGCCGCCGGCGCCCGACGCGGCCTCGATGACGGCTCGTTCGATTTCGCCGTCACGCTCCCCGCCGACTTCACCTCATCCGTCGCGTCCATCTCGTCGAAAGACCCTCGGCAGGCCGAGATCGACCTGACCACAAATGACGCCAACAATTACCTCGCCTCGACGATCGGCAGTCAGGCGGTCTCGCGGATCCGCACGACGGTCACGGAGAAAGTGGTCCGTGAAGCCGGGCTCACGATGCTCGATGCGCTCAACACCGTGCGGGTGAAGCTCCTCGATGCGGCCGACGGGGCCGGTCAGCTGACCGACGGACTCGCGAGCGCCGGTGACGGTGCCGACACGCTCGCCGACGGCGCCGCCACCCTCGCGGACGGGACGGCGAAGCTCCGGACCGGTGCCGATTCACTGGCGTCGGGCATCGACACGCTGTCCGACGGACTCCAGTCCCTGACCTCGGGCGCTGAGCAGGTCTCGGGCGGCACGGCGAAATTCCGGAGCATCGCCGACCGCGTCGGCTCCGCCGCGGACCGGGCCGCGTCCGCCGTTCCGTCGCTGCATGACGACCTCACGGCACGGTTGCAGAAGCAGGGACTCGACGCCACCCAGATCGCGCAGGTGCTCGACGTCGTCGACCCGATCGGCACCCGCGTCGCCGACCTCGACACGCGCGTGCAGCAGGCCGTCGCGCAGATCGACGCCCTCGATGCCGGCGCCGCCCAGGTCGCCGACGGCAGCGCGAAGCTCGCGTCGGGGGCCGCCACGGCCGCGACCGGCGCCCACACCCTCGCCGACGGGGTTGCGAGCGCCGACGCCGGTGCGCACAAGCTCGACGAGGGATCCCACACGCTGGCCTCCGGCATCCACACCCTCGACGAGGGCGCCACAAAGCTCCGCGACGGCCTGCGGGACGGTGCGCAGCAGCTCCCCGACGACAGCGCCGACACGCGCAAGGCGCAGGCGTCGACCCTCTCGGACCCGGTCGGCATCTCCGAGGCGTCCGTCACCCAGGCGCAGAACTACGGCGCGGGCCTCGCGCCGTTCTTCGCCGCCCTCGCCGGCTGGATCGGCATCTACGCCCTGTTCCTGATCGTGAAGCCGATCTCGAAGCGCGCCGTCACGGCGCTCCGCTCCCCCATCCGCGTCACCCTCGCGGGGTGGCTCACGCCGGCCGCCCTCGGCGCGGTGCAGATGGTGTCGCTGTTCGGCGTGCTCTCGATCGCGCTGGGGTTCTCGTTCACGCATCCGCTGCCGACCCTCGGCATCCTGCTGCTCGCATCGGCGACGTTCGCGGCGATCATCCTCGCCCTCAACGTCTGGCTGGGGTCGGTGGGGCAGTTCGTCGGACTCGTCCTCATGGTGCTGCAGCTCGTCACCGCGGGCGGCACGTTCCCGTGGCAGACGCTTCCGGCACCGCTGGCCGCGCTGCACCACGTCCTGCCGATGGGGTACGTCGTCGACGCGATGCGGCAGGTCATGTACGGCGGTGTGGCCGGGCGCGCCTGGACGGATGCCGCGGTCCTCGCGACCTGGCTGGTCGGCGCCCTGGTGGTCGCGGTCGCGGGCGTCACGCGGATGACGTTCCGCCGGACGATGCGGGACCTGCAGCCGAGCCTGATCGGCTGA
- a CDS encoding TetR/AcrR family transcriptional regulator translates to MTTTASPRRPRKDAAANRADILAAAAATIARDPHAPIDAIARAAGLSRRALYGHFDDRDTLLRAMILGGAERFNALAGDVDDSGPAPVALARLALALWDGAADVQFAATVALDDSHIEETAAVLTPVRRRVLAIVTRGRDEGTIRTDMPAATVARLIEEAARTVITRLDTARPEAASVAVRAILGVAGLGWREADEVLEGARA, encoded by the coding sequence GTGACCACGACTGCATCGCCGCGTCGTCCGAGAAAGGATGCCGCGGCGAACCGCGCGGACATCCTCGCGGCGGCAGCGGCCACCATCGCCCGAGACCCCCACGCTCCGATCGACGCCATCGCGCGCGCCGCCGGGCTCAGCCGTCGCGCGCTCTACGGGCACTTCGACGACCGCGACACGCTGCTGCGCGCCATGATCCTGGGCGGCGCCGAGCGCTTCAACGCGCTGGCCGGCGACGTCGATGACAGCGGCCCCGCGCCCGTCGCCCTCGCCCGTCTCGCCCTCGCGCTGTGGGATGGCGCCGCCGACGTGCAGTTCGCCGCGACCGTGGCCCTCGACGACTCGCACATCGAGGAGACCGCGGCGGTGCTCACCCCGGTCCGCCGGCGGGTCCTCGCGATCGTGACCCGGGGACGCGACGAGGGCACGATCCGCACCGACATGCCCGCTGCGACCGTCGCGCGCCTGATCGAAGAGGCCGCGCGCACCGTCATCACCCGGCTCGACACCGCCCGGCCCGAAGCCGCGTCGGTCGCCGTCCGGGCGATCCTCGGCGTCGCCGGCCTCGGCTGGCGGGAGGCCGACGAGGTGCTCGAAGGAGCCCGCGCGTGA
- the argG gene encoding argininosuccinate synthase, producing MSKVLQSLPVGERVGIAFSGGLDTSVAVAWMRDKGAVPFTYTGDLGQYDEDDIASIPGRALQYGAEGSRLIDCKPMMVEEGLVALSCGAFHIRSGGRTYFNTTPIGRAVTGTMLVRAMKEDGVDIWGDGSTYKGNDIERFYRYGLLANPALRIYKPWLDADFVTELGGRTEMSEWLVAHGFPYRDSVEKAYSTDANIWGATHEAKTLEHLDVSLEIVEPIMGVRFWDPAVEIETEDVSVTFEAGRPVAINGVEYSDAVGLVMAANEIGGRHGLGMSDQIENRIIEAKSRGVYEAPGMALLFIAYERLVNGILNEDTLATYHEQGRRLGRLMYEGRWLEPQSFMLRESIQRWVGSAISGTVTLRLRRGEDYTILNTESRNLSYSPEKLSMERVGDAAFGPTDRIGQLTMRNLDIADSRARLEHFVSLGMIGGATADLVGELEQGGADAITGNSGEIDELAGAIDEAGDSASFDFGAD from the coding sequence ATGTCGAAGGTCCTTCAGTCCCTGCCCGTCGGCGAGCGCGTCGGCATCGCCTTCTCGGGGGGTCTCGACACCTCGGTCGCCGTCGCCTGGATGCGCGACAAGGGCGCCGTCCCCTTCACCTACACCGGCGACCTCGGCCAGTACGACGAGGACGACATCGCGTCGATCCCGGGTCGCGCGCTGCAGTACGGCGCCGAGGGATCCCGCCTCATCGACTGCAAGCCGATGATGGTCGAGGAGGGTCTCGTCGCCCTGTCGTGCGGCGCGTTCCACATCCGCTCGGGCGGACGCACCTACTTCAACACGACCCCGATCGGCCGGGCCGTCACCGGCACGATGCTCGTCCGCGCCATGAAGGAGGACGGCGTCGACATCTGGGGTGACGGCTCCACTTACAAAGGCAACGACATCGAGCGGTTCTACCGCTACGGCCTGCTCGCGAATCCTGCGCTCCGCATCTACAAGCCGTGGCTGGATGCCGACTTCGTCACCGAGCTCGGCGGCCGCACCGAGATGAGCGAATGGCTCGTGGCGCACGGGTTCCCGTATCGCGACTCGGTCGAGAAGGCGTACTCGACCGACGCGAACATCTGGGGCGCGACCCACGAGGCCAAGACCCTCGAGCACCTCGACGTCTCGCTCGAGATCGTCGAGCCCATCATGGGCGTCCGCTTCTGGGACCCGGCCGTCGAGATCGAGACCGAGGACGTGTCGGTCACCTTCGAGGCGGGACGCCCCGTCGCGATCAACGGCGTCGAGTACTCGGATGCCGTGGGCCTGGTCATGGCGGCGAACGAGATCGGCGGGCGCCACGGCCTCGGCATGAGCGACCAGATCGAGAACCGCATCATCGAGGCGAAGTCCCGCGGCGTCTACGAGGCGCCGGGTATGGCGCTGCTGTTCATCGCGTACGAGCGCCTGGTCAACGGCATCCTCAACGAGGACACCCTCGCCACCTACCACGAGCAGGGCCGTCGCCTCGGTCGCCTCATGTACGAGGGTCGCTGGCTCGAGCCGCAATCCTTCATGCTGCGCGAGTCGATCCAGCGCTGGGTGGGCTCCGCGATCAGCGGCACCGTGACCCTGCGTCTGCGCCGCGGCGAGGACTACACGATCCTGAACACCGAGAGCCGCAACCTGTCGTACTCCCCCGAGAAGCTCTCGATGGAGCGCGTCGGTGACGCCGCCTTCGGTCCGACCGATCGCATCGGTCAGCTGACGATGCGCAACCTCGACATCGCCGACTCGCGCGCCCGCCTCGAGCACTTCGTGTCGCTCGGCATGATCGGCGGCGCGACCGCCGACCTGGTCGGCGAGCTCGAGCAGGGCGGCGCCGACGCCATCACCGGCAACTCCGGTGAGATCGACGAGCTGGCGGGTGCGATCGACGAGGCGGGGGACTCGGCATCCTTCGACTTCGGCGCCGACTGA
- a CDS encoding ABC transporter substrate-binding protein, protein MKKTAFAAAAMLGALALVVTGCAGNGAPGAGGNGGGGDLITVGFAQTGSESGWRAANTESMKKAFSEENGFKLTFNAADNKQEAQISAVRNFINQGVDAIVIAPITVDGWDDVLKEAKDAGIPVILEDRTVSASDDLYASWVGLDFEQEGRTAGEWVKENFDGKGANLVVLEGTTGSSAALDRATGFNEAIEGTDVKVMDSQTGDFTRDGGKKVMEGYLQKYGKDINVLFAHNDDMGLGALDAIKAAGLTPGKDIQIVTIDAVKDGMTALAGGEFNFIVECNPLLGEKAAELVKSVVDGKTVEKRTIVEDQSFTQEQAAEVLDSRPY, encoded by the coding sequence ATGAAGAAGACTGCTTTCGCAGCAGCGGCCATGCTGGGGGCACTGGCACTCGTCGTCACCGGATGCGCGGGCAACGGCGCACCCGGCGCGGGTGGCAACGGTGGCGGCGGCGACCTGATCACGGTCGGGTTCGCACAGACCGGCTCCGAGTCCGGGTGGCGCGCAGCCAACACCGAGTCGATGAAGAAGGCGTTCTCGGAGGAGAACGGGTTCAAGCTGACGTTCAACGCAGCGGACAACAAGCAGGAGGCGCAGATCTCCGCCGTCCGCAACTTCATCAACCAGGGCGTCGACGCCATCGTCATCGCCCCGATCACGGTCGACGGCTGGGACGACGTCCTGAAGGAAGCGAAGGATGCCGGCATCCCGGTCATCCTCGAAGACCGCACGGTCTCGGCCAGTGACGACCTCTACGCCTCGTGGGTCGGCCTCGACTTCGAGCAGGAGGGTCGCACCGCCGGCGAGTGGGTCAAGGAGAACTTCGACGGCAAGGGCGCGAACCTCGTCGTCCTCGAGGGCACGACCGGCTCGTCGGCCGCACTCGACCGCGCCACGGGCTTCAACGAGGCCATCGAGGGCACGGACGTCAAGGTGATGGACTCGCAGACGGGTGACTTCACCCGCGACGGCGGCAAGAAGGTCATGGAGGGCTACCTCCAGAAGTACGGCAAGGACATCAACGTGCTGTTCGCGCACAACGACGACATGGGTCTGGGTGCACTCGACGCCATCAAGGCGGCGGGACTGACCCCCGGCAAGGACATCCAGATCGTCACGATCGACGCGGTGAAGGACGGCATGACCGCCCTCGCGGGCGGCGAATTCAACTTCATCGTGGAGTGCAACCCGCTCCTGGGCGAGAAGGCCGCCGAGCTCGTGAAGTCCGTCGTCGACGGCAAGACCGTCGAGAAGCGCACGATCGTCGAGGACCAGTCGTTCACGCAGGAGCAGGCCGCCGAGGTCCTGGACTCCCGCCCGTACTGA
- a CDS encoding sugar ABC transporter ATP-binding protein: protein MVDVAATPESPATVPQHDEIVRMRDVTIRFPGVLALDRVDLTLRAGEVHTLMGENGAGKSTLIKALTGVYAINGGTIEVAGEQRVFRSTADAEASGISTVYQEVNLCTNLSVGENVMLGREVRRTGFIDWRATHREATRHLAALGLDIDPRSALSSHSIAVQQLVAISRATVADARVLVLDEPTSSLDRSEVEQLFTVVRGLRDRGVAILFVTHFLDQVYEISDRLTVLRNGQLVGEYLPAELPRGELIAKMIGRQLDELEALSRTSEREIDRGATPVLRVAGLGRKNVIEPVDMEVYEGEVVGIAGLLGSGRSELVRLVYGADRADAGTHEVRGDAARITTPRNAIDKRIAFSSEDRRAEGIIADLTVAENIVLGIQAKRGAMRPIGKAERDAIVSEYISALGVRPADPNALVRNLSGGNQQKVLLARWLATAPQLIILDEPTRGIDVGAKADIQRKVAELAAEGLSVVFISSELEEVVRIAQRIVVLRDRSKIGELDAADVTVDDLVALIAQESGETTSSRLNPETAA, encoded by the coding sequence ATGGTCGATGTCGCAGCCACGCCGGAATCCCCGGCCACCGTTCCGCAGCACGACGAGATCGTGCGGATGCGGGACGTCACCATCCGGTTCCCCGGCGTGCTCGCGCTGGACCGGGTCGATCTGACCCTCCGCGCCGGCGAGGTGCACACCCTCATGGGCGAGAACGGCGCCGGAAAATCGACGCTCATCAAAGCGCTCACGGGCGTCTACGCCATCAACGGCGGGACGATCGAGGTCGCCGGCGAGCAGCGCGTCTTCCGCTCGACCGCCGACGCAGAGGCATCCGGGATCTCCACGGTGTACCAGGAGGTCAACCTCTGCACGAACCTGTCGGTCGGTGAGAACGTCATGCTCGGCCGCGAGGTGCGGCGCACCGGCTTCATCGACTGGCGTGCGACCCACCGCGAGGCGACGCGTCATCTCGCCGCCCTCGGGCTCGACATCGATCCGCGGTCCGCGCTCTCGTCGCACTCCATCGCCGTGCAGCAGCTCGTCGCCATCAGCCGCGCGACGGTCGCCGACGCCCGCGTGCTCGTCCTCGACGAGCCGACCTCCAGCCTCGACCGCAGCGAAGTCGAGCAGCTGTTCACGGTCGTGCGCGGCCTTCGCGACCGCGGCGTCGCCATCCTCTTCGTCACGCACTTCCTCGATCAGGTCTACGAGATCTCCGATCGCCTGACGGTCCTGCGCAACGGTCAGCTGGTGGGGGAGTACCTGCCGGCCGAGCTGCCGCGCGGCGAGCTCATCGCCAAGATGATCGGCCGTCAGCTCGATGAGCTCGAGGCGCTGTCCCGCACGTCCGAGCGCGAGATCGACCGCGGCGCGACGCCGGTGCTCCGCGTCGCGGGGCTCGGTCGCAAGAACGTCATCGAACCCGTCGACATGGAGGTCTACGAGGGCGAGGTCGTCGGCATCGCCGGCCTGCTGGGCTCAGGCCGCAGCGAGCTCGTCCGTCTCGTCTACGGCGCGGACCGCGCCGATGCCGGTACGCACGAGGTGCGGGGGGATGCCGCGCGCATCACGACCCCGCGGAACGCGATCGACAAGCGCATCGCCTTCTCGAGCGAGGACCGTCGCGCCGAGGGGATCATCGCAGACCTCACCGTCGCCGAGAACATCGTGCTCGGCATCCAGGCCAAGCGCGGCGCGATGCGTCCCATCGGCAAGGCCGAGCGCGACGCCATCGTCTCGGAGTACATCTCGGCGCTCGGCGTCCGCCCTGCCGACCCGAACGCGCTCGTGCGCAACCTCTCGGGCGGCAACCAGCAGAAGGTGCTGCTCGCCCGGTGGCTCGCCACGGCGCCGCAGCTGATCATCCTCGACGAGCCCACGCGCGGCATCGACGTCGGCGCGAAGGCCGACATCCAGCGCAAGGTCGCCGAGCTCGCGGCCGAGGGCCTCTCGGTCGTCTTCATCTCCTCGGAGCTCGAGGAGGTGGTCCGCATCGCCCAGCGCATCGTGGTGCTGCGCGACCGTTCTAAGATCGGCGAACTGGACGCCGCCGACGTGACGGTCGACGATCTGGTCGCCCTCATCGCGCAAGAGTCCGGCGAGACGACGTCGTCTCGCCTCAACCCGGAGACAGCGGCATGA
- a CDS encoding ABC transporter permease, which translates to MNPTLKRFLAHRLVWPIAALLVLVIVNTIARPSFISITVQNGQLYGPLIDILRNSAPLMLVALGMTLVIATRGIDLSVGAIMAVSGAVALTYISASPAPEDLSTVLIAIALAVFVALLLGVWNGFLVAVVGVQPIIATLVLMLAGRGVALLITGGFITTITSAPYRFMAQGYLVGLPFAFYVSVIAIVIVAVLQRRTALGVLTEAVGINPEASRLAGVRSRGIIWGAYAASGLLAGFAGILYSSNIMAADANAAGLYIELDAILAVVLGGTSLMGGKFTIAGTVVGVFTIQTLKSTITFLGVPPAVSPLFLAIVVVIVVLVQSPRTRSLFAKGVDAVRGGGRRTAEVAS; encoded by the coding sequence ATGAACCCGACCCTGAAGCGCTTCCTGGCGCACCGCCTCGTCTGGCCGATCGCGGCACTGCTCGTGCTCGTGATCGTCAACACGATCGCGCGTCCCTCCTTCATCTCGATCACGGTGCAGAACGGTCAGCTGTACGGCCCGCTGATCGACATCCTGCGCAACAGCGCACCGCTCATGCTGGTGGCGCTGGGCATGACGCTCGTCATCGCGACGCGCGGCATCGACCTCTCGGTCGGCGCGATCATGGCGGTCTCGGGTGCCGTCGCGCTCACCTACATCTCGGCCTCGCCCGCTCCCGAGGACCTGTCGACCGTGCTCATCGCGATCGCGCTCGCCGTCTTCGTGGCGCTGCTGCTCGGTGTGTGGAACGGCTTCCTCGTGGCGGTCGTCGGCGTCCAGCCGATCATCGCGACCCTCGTCCTCATGCTCGCCGGTCGCGGCGTCGCCCTGCTCATCACGGGCGGCTTCATCACGACCATCACGAGCGCGCCCTACCGCTTCATGGCGCAGGGCTACCTCGTGGGCTTGCCGTTCGCCTTCTACGTCTCGGTCATCGCGATCGTCATCGTCGCCGTGCTGCAGCGCCGGACCGCCCTCGGCGTCCTCACCGAGGCCGTCGGCATCAACCCCGAGGCCAGTCGCCTCGCGGGTGTGCGCTCGCGCGGCATCATCTGGGGCGCGTACGCGGCGAGCGGTCTGCTGGCCGGGTTCGCCGGCATCCTCTATTCGTCGAACATCATGGCGGCCGACGCCAACGCAGCGGGTCTCTACATCGAGCTCGACGCGATCCTCGCCGTCGTCCTCGGCGGCACGAGCCTCATGGGCGGCAAGTTCACGATTGCGGGCACCGTCGTCGGCGTCTTCACGATCCAGACGCTCAAGTCGACGATCACCTTCCTCGGCGTTCCGCCGGCGGTCAGCCCGCTGTTCCTCGCGATCGTCGTGGTGATCGTGGTCCTCGTGCAGTCGCCGCGGACGCGGTCGCTGTTCGCGAAGGGGGTCGATGCCGTCCGAGGCGGCGGCCGTCGCACCGCGGAGGTGGCCTCGTGA
- a CDS encoding ABC transporter permease subunit yields the protein MSAVTADFGRTGGFADTIQRFRSRHASWVPVFAAVVILIAMLVGAQAYFGNFVTPRVLSALLLDNAYLLILAVGMTFVILTGGIDLSVGAVMAFTGMLGASMLSQGMPVALVIPVMLVLGALMGLFVGVLVQYFGVQPFIASLAAMFAARGLAFMVSLSSIRVEEPAILWLQSTRMQGGPGSFYITPTGILALVVVVVGILILQFTRFGRTIYAIGGNEQSARLMGLPVVRTKLLAYVISGVCAGLAGVVFTAYTGASYPLNGIGTELDTIAAVVIGGTLLTGGSGFVLGSMIGVFVYGTIKTAISFLGVDQSWTRITIGALLLVFVVVQRLLVARTARTTR from the coding sequence GTGAGCGCCGTCACCGCAGACTTCGGTCGCACCGGCGGGTTCGCCGACACGATCCAGCGCTTCCGCAGCCGGCACGCCTCATGGGTGCCCGTGTTCGCCGCCGTCGTGATCCTCATCGCGATGCTCGTCGGAGCGCAGGCCTACTTCGGCAACTTCGTCACCCCCCGCGTGCTGTCGGCGCTCCTGCTCGACAACGCGTACCTGCTGATCCTCGCGGTCGGCATGACCTTCGTCATCCTCACCGGCGGCATCGACCTCTCGGTCGGCGCGGTCATGGCGTTCACCGGGATGCTGGGTGCCAGCATGCTGAGCCAGGGGATGCCGGTGGCTCTCGTCATCCCGGTCATGCTGGTCCTCGGGGCGCTCATGGGCCTGTTCGTCGGGGTGCTCGTGCAGTACTTCGGGGTGCAGCCGTTCATCGCATCGCTCGCGGCGATGTTCGCAGCTCGCGGGCTCGCGTTCATGGTGAGCCTGTCCTCGATCCGCGTCGAGGAGCCGGCGATCCTGTGGCTCCAGTCGACCCGCATGCAGGGTGGCCCCGGCAGCTTCTACATCACCCCGACCGGCATCCTCGCGCTCGTCGTGGTGGTCGTCGGCATCCTGATCCTGCAGTTCACGCGGTTCGGCCGGACGATCTACGCGATCGGCGGCAACGAGCAGTCGGCGCGGCTCATGGGTCTGCCGGTCGTGCGGACGAAGCTGCTCGCCTACGTCATCAGCGGGGTGTGCGCGGGGCTCGCGGGCGTCGTGTTCACGGCGTACACCGGAGCGTCGTACCCGCTGAACGGCATCGGGACCGAGCTCGACACCATCGCCGCGGTGGTGATCGGCGGCACGCTGCTGACGGGCGGCAGCGGGTTCGTGCTCGGCTCGATGATCGGCGTGTTCGTCTACGGCACCATCAAGACGGCGATCTCGTTCCTCGGCGTCGACCAGTCCTGGACGCGCATCACGATCGGCGCGCTGCTGCTCGTCTTCGTCGTCGTGCAGCGTCTGCTGGTCGCGCGGACCGCGCGAACGACGCGGTGA
- a CDS encoding sugar ABC transporter ATP-binding protein, translating to MDAREAAVAPVVHVTGATVRFGAETVLDAVDFRLLPGEVHSLMGENGAGKSTLIKAITGALRPDAGTIRVGGEPVHFASPADALAAGISAVYQEIDLLPNLSVGENVLLGRESRRFGAIDWRETHRRAAEILEGLGLDIDPRTRLSRHSLAVQQLVAIARAISVDARVVVLDEPTSSLDLDEVAELFRVIRELTSRGVAVLFVSHFLDQVYEICDRITVLRGGRLIGEYVPAELLRIDLVEKMLGRGADEMDVHQREDAAASVPIALAGRGLASGTGLTEATLSIGEGEVVGLAGLLGSGRSELARALTGVDRPDAGELEVRGAPAHLPTPRRAIGRGVVYSSENRRTEGIIGELSVQDNITLALQADRGILHRLGNARRRELAMSWIEALDIRPADPDRPAGTLSGGNQQKVLLARLLALSPRVLVLDEPTRGIDVGAKVEIQRLVADLADNGLSVLFISAELEEVLRVSNRIAIMRGGRLVDTIPADSLTVDSLLALVARPEDES from the coding sequence ATGGATGCGCGCGAAGCAGCGGTCGCGCCGGTCGTGCACGTGACCGGCGCGACCGTCCGCTTCGGCGCCGAGACCGTGCTCGACGCGGTCGACTTCCGGCTGCTGCCGGGCGAGGTCCACTCGCTCATGGGCGAGAACGGCGCCGGCAAGTCGACGCTCATCAAGGCGATCACTGGTGCGCTCCGACCGGATGCCGGGACGATCCGCGTCGGCGGAGAGCCGGTGCACTTCGCTTCGCCCGCCGATGCCCTCGCCGCCGGGATCAGCGCGGTCTATCAGGAGATCGACCTGCTCCCGAACCTGTCGGTCGGTGAGAACGTGCTCCTGGGTCGCGAGAGCCGCCGCTTCGGAGCGATCGACTGGCGCGAGACCCACCGCCGGGCGGCCGAGATCCTCGAGGGGCTCGGGCTCGACATCGACCCGCGCACGCGCCTGTCGCGGCATTCGCTCGCCGTTCAGCAACTCGTCGCGATCGCGCGCGCGATCTCGGTCGACGCGCGCGTCGTCGTGCTCGACGAGCCGACCTCGAGCCTCGACCTGGATGAGGTCGCCGAACTCTTCCGGGTCATCCGCGAGCTGACCTCCCGCGGCGTCGCGGTGCTGTTCGTCTCGCACTTCCTCGACCAGGTCTACGAGATCTGCGATCGCATCACGGTCCTCCGCGGCGGGCGTCTGATCGGCGAGTACGTGCCGGCCGAGCTCCTGCGCATCGATCTCGTCGAGAAGATGCTGGGTCGCGGGGCCGACGAGATGGACGTCCATCAGAGGGAGGATGCCGCGGCATCCGTCCCGATCGCGCTCGCCGGACGGGGCCTCGCCTCGGGGACGGGCCTCACCGAGGCGACTCTGTCGATCGGCGAGGGAGAGGTCGTCGGACTCGCGGGGCTGCTCGGCTCGGGGCGGAGCGAACTGGCGCGTGCGCTCACGGGTGTGGACCGACCGGATGCCGGCGAGCTCGAGGTGCGCGGTGCTCCCGCCCACCTGCCGACCCCGCGCCGGGCGATCGGTCGGGGCGTCGTCTACTCGTCCGAGAACCGCCGTACCGAGGGCATCATCGGCGAGCTCAGCGTGCAGGACAACATCACGCTCGCGCTGCAGGCCGATCGCGGCATTCTGCACCGGCTCGGCAACGCGCGCCGTCGGGAGCTCGCGATGAGTTGGATCGAGGCGCTCGACATCCGCCCCGCCGACCCGGACCGGCCGGCAGGGACGCTGTCGGGCGGCAACCAGCAGAAGGTGCTGCTCGCCCGCCTGCTCGCGCTGTCGCCGCGGGTGCTGGTGCTCGACGAGCCGACGCGCGGCATCGACGTCGGCGCGAAGGTCGAGATCCAGCGGCTCGTCGCCGACCTCGCCGACAACGGCCTCTCGGTGCTGTTCATCTCGGCCGAGCTCGAAGAGGTGCTGCGGGTCTCGAACCGGATCGCGATCATGCGCGGCGGACGCCTCGTCGACACGATTCCCGCCGATTCGCTCACGGTGGATTCGCTGCTGGCGCTCGTCGCGCGTCCCGAGGACGAGTCGTGA